One Pyxicephalus adspersus chromosome 3, UCB_Pads_2.0, whole genome shotgun sequence genomic window carries:
- the LOC140325416 gene encoding E3 ubiquitin-protein ligase Topors-like, giving the protein MAMQSTSADDVIGASSSKANSRKLHNKGSPTDVSPDSKCPICLDRFDNTSHLDPCLHRFCFQCIKEWANNKVECPLCKQPFNSILHSVQAEDDFKEYVLMPTLNGSFAGPDGQIFLYPTTMTRDSNLPMQTLRSSAHITFSPPDDGILFKFYTRRPSNQSISNIQEMMRRFASIRQASAEGRIIRQIEEQELIDFRRELYRSGIRVRNIQDGGCYHDISPEFFRRNPACLHRLVPWLKRELTAVIGTNSSFVNFVLQVIMINVTRFDIDSQTFLEYLQPALLHHTKHFLHEFINFARCPYNIDSYDQHAYYYCPAPSYEEDRESVSSVITISPEIRDHEEPSSSVELSQAPWDDETPGPSYSTVEQATSDVFTSTASSDEEPSNSRLDSTNSNNDNTDDNPGQRLTSDDCITGGYVKPLAKRTPELVELSSHSEPSLCEVKMEQTKKPQEKHFSLFGNRESHQSSSSSSKSGGKHLRKTKNRRKTSHSKQRREKRSTDASSRRLLDSREDDRHSHNEDTSKWREQSLSSDCYSPSSENRIFEGHKIWHSESKHQTKSGERRHKSWREKRRSRSRDRSSSARSRTVSLSSESSRERNVSISRKRKRSRGRSQSPDSDDIDNYHSTYHWEYTYYSRNRDRKEFQKSYKKQSHGKGHGSRYSASPDYHLQTFSQRKDSRKQRDSNANKCHYQLRSYSNSHVNTAGAQQSDKPSGKKKYKTRHLEPQNKSKRNCKTAITK; this is encoded by the exons ATGGCG atgcaATCAACATCAGCAGATGACGTCATAGGAGCTAGCAGCTCCAAAGCTAACTCCAGGAAATTGCACAATAAAGGATCCCCAACAGATGTTTCCCCTGACTCAAAGTGTCCCATATGTCTGGACCGCTTTGATAATACATCGCACTTAGACCCATGTCTCCATAGGTTTTGCTTTCAGTGTATAAAGGAATGGGCCAACAACAAAGTGGAATGCCCACTATGCAAGCAGCCCTTTAATTCCATATTGCACAGTGTCCAAGCTGAAGATGACTTTAAGGAATATGTTTTGATGCCCACTTTAAATGGTTCTTTTGCTGGTCCAGATGGGCAGATATTTCTGTATCCTACTACTATGACAAGGGACAGTAACTTGCCCATGCAAACATTACGATCCTCTGCACACATAACCTTTTCACCACCAGACGATGGCATTCTGTTTAAGTTCTACACAAGGAGACCTTCTAATCAAAGCATCAGCAATATTCAAGAAATGATGAGAAGGTTTGCTTCCATCAGGCAAGCAAGTGCAGAGGGCAGGATAATTAGACAAATTGAAGAGCAGGAGCTCATCGACTTCAGGAGAGAACTTTACCGATCTGGAATACGTGTCAGAAATATTCAGGATGGAGGATGCTATCATGATATATCTCCTGAATTCTTCCGCAGAAATCCTGCTTGCCTTCATCGGCTTGTGCCCTGGCTTAAACGAGAATTGACAGCGGTGATTGGTACAAACAGTTCCTTTGTGAACTTTGTGCTGCAGGTCATTATGATCAATGTTACTCGATTTGACATAGACAGTCAAACTTTTCTAGAGTATTTGCAGCCTGCTTTGCTTCACCATACAAAACACTTTCTTCATGAGTTTATCAATTTTGCACGTTGCCCTTATAATATTGATTCTTATGACCAGCATGCATACTACTATTGTCCTGCACCTTCATATGAAGAAGATAGGGAATCAGTATCCTCTGTAATCACTATATCCCCAGAAATCAGGGATCACGAAGAGCCTTCCTCCTCTGTTGAACTTAGCCAAGCTCCCTGGGATGATGAAACACCTGGCCCTTCATACTCTACAGTGGAGCAGGCAACTAGTGATGTGTTTACTTCCACTGCTAGTTCAGATGAGGAGCCATCAAACAGTAGACTGGATTCCACTAATTCGAATAATGATAACACTGATGATAATCCAGGACAGAGACTTACTTCTGATGACTGTATTACAGGGGGGTATgtgaaaccacttgcaaaaagAACTCCGGAATTAGTTGAACTCTCTTCTCATTCAGAGCCTTCCCTTTGTGAAGTAAAGATGGAACAAACTAAAAAGccccaagaaaaacatttttctttatttggcaaTAGGGAGTCACATCAgtcttcctcttcttcatctaAATCAGGTGGTAAGCATTTACGCAAGACTAAGAATAGGCGTAAAACATCTCATTCCAAACAAAGGAGAGAGAAAAGATCAACAGATGCTTCATCTAGAAGATTGCTTGATTCAAGGGAAGATGATAGACATTCTCACAATGAAGACACATCCAAATGGAGAGAACAGTCTTTAAGCTCTGATTGTTATTCTCCTTCATCTGAAAATAGGATCTTTGAGGGTCACAAAATATGGCACAGTGAGAGCAAACACCAAACAAAATCTGGAGAAAGGAGACATAAAAGTTGGAGGGAAAAGAGGCGATCACGTAGTAGAGATAGAAGTTCATCTGCGAGAAGTAGAACtgtttctttgtcaagtgaaagcTCCAGAGAGAGAAATGTATCCATCTCTAGAAAAAGAAAGCGCAGCAGGGGGAGGTCACAAAGTCCTGACAGTGATGATATAGACAACTATCACAGTACTTATCATTGGGAGTACACATATTATAGCAGGAACCGTGATAGAAAAGAATTTCAGAAGTCTTATAAAAAACAATCCCATGGTAAAGGTCATGGCTCAAGATATTCTGCCAGTCCTGATTATCATTTACAGACTTTTTCTCAAAGGAAAGACTCAAGAAAGCAGAGAGACTCTAATGCTAATAAATGCCATTATCAGTTAAGGAGCTATTCAAACAGTCATGTGAATACAGCTGGAGCACAGCAATCTGACAAACCAAgtggtaaaaagaaatataaaacccGGCATCTTGAACCACAGAACAAAAGCAAGCGCAATTGTAAGACTGCAATTACCAAATGA
- the LOC140325415 gene encoding LOW QUALITY PROTEIN: E3 ubiquitin-protein ligase Topors-like (The sequence of the model RefSeq protein was modified relative to this genomic sequence to represent the inferred CDS: inserted 2 bases in 1 codon), which produces MQSFSFASSPKSSSRKSHNKGSPTDVSPDLKCPICLDRFDNTSHLDPCLYRFFFQCIKEWANNKVECPLCKQPFNSILHSVQTEDDFKEYVLMPTLNGSFAGPDGQRFRYPTTMTRDSHLPMQTLRSSAHRTFSPPNDGVLFEPYTNRPSNQSISNIQEMMRRLASRRQASAEGRIMRQIEEQELINFRRELYRSGIRVRNIQDGGRYHDISPEFFRRNPACLHRLVPWLKRELTVVFGTHGSLVNIVMQIIMIYVTQLDMESQAFLEDLQPAFFHFTEHFFHEFINFARCPYNIDFYDQHANYYCPAPSKEEGRESLSSVITISPGIRDHDEPSSSVELGQTPWDDETPGPSYSTVEQXKLVMCLLPFDSSDEEPSSSRLDSTNLNIDNTDDNQRLSLPSDDCIIVGFVKPLAERTPELVELSSDSEPSLCEVIFKQTKTPQEKPFALYGSSESHQSSSSSSQSSDKRSCKTKHRRKSSHSKQRREKGSTDASSRRLLESRENDRHSHDEGTSKWRERYLSSDCYSPSQNKIYDNHKKCHSKSKQKTKSQERRHRS; this is translated from the exons atgcagagtttttcttttgCTAGCAGCCCTAAAAGTTCCTCCAGAAAATCGCACAATAAAGGATCCCCAACAGATGTTTCCCCTGATTTAAAGTGTCCCATATGTCTGGATCGCTTTGATAATACATCGCACTTGGACCCATGTCTCTATAGGTTTTTCTTTCAATGTATAAAGGAATGGGCCAACAACAAAGTGGAATGCCCACTATGCAAGCAGCCCTTTAATTCCATATTGCACAGTGTCCAAACTGAAGATGACTTTAAGGAATATGTTTTGATGCCCACTTTAAATGGTTCTTTTGCTGGTCCAGATGGGCAGAGATTTCGCTATCCTACTACTATGACAAGGGACAGTCACCTGCCCATGCAAACATTAAGATCCTCTGCACACAGAACATTTTCGCCACCAAATGATGGTGTTCTGTTTGAGCCCTACACAAACAGACCTTCTAATCAAAGCATCAGCAATATTCAAGAAATGATGAGAAGGCTTGCTTCCAGGAGGCAAGCAAGTGCAGAGGGCAGGATAATGAGACAAATTGAAGAGCAGGAGCTCATCAACTTCAGGAGGGAACTTTACCGATCTGGAATACGTGTCAGAAATATTCAGGATGGAGGGCGCTATCATGATATATCTCCTGAATTCTTCCGCAGAAATCCTGCTTGCCTTCATCGGCTTGTGCCCTGGCTTAAACGAGAATTGACAGTGGTGTTTGGTACACACGGTTCCCTGGTGAACATTGTGATGCAAATCATTATGATCTATGTTACTCAATTGGACATGGAAAGTCAAGCTTTTTTAGAGGATTTGCAGCctgctttttttcactttacagaaCACTTTTTTCATGAGTTTATCAATTTTGCACGTTGCCcttataatattgatttttatgaCCAGCATGCAAACTACTATTGTCCTGCACCTTCAAAAGAAGAAGGTAGGGAATCATTATCCTCTGTAATCACTATATCCCCAGGTATCAGGGATCACGATGAGCCTTCCTCCTCTGTTGAACTTGGCCAAACTCCCTGGGATGATGAAACACCTGGCCCTTCATACTCTACAGTGGAGCA GAAACTAGTAATGTGTTTACTTCCATTTGATAGTTCAGATGAGGAGCCATCAAGCAGTAGACTGGATTCCACCAATTTGAATATTGATAACACTGATGATAATCAGAGACTGAGCCTTCCTTCTGATGACTGTATTATAGTAGGGTTTGTTAAACCACTTGCAGAAAGAACTCCAGAATTAGTTGAACTCTCTTCTGATTCAGAGCCTTCCCTTTGTGAAGTAATATTCAAGCAAACTAAAACGCCCCAAGAAAAACCTTTTGCTTTATATGGCAGTAGTGAGTCACATCAgtcttcctcttcttcatcccAATCAAGTGATAAACGTTCATGCAAGACTAAGCATAGGCGTAAATCATCTCATTCCAAACAAAGAAGAGAGAAAGGATCAACAGATGCTTCATCTAGAAGATTGCTTGAATCAAGGGAAAATGATAGACATTCTCACGATGAAGGCACATCCAAATGGAGAGAACGGTATTTAAGCTCTGATTGTTATTCTCCATCTCAGAATAAGATCTATGACAATCACAAAAAATGTCAcagtaaaagcaaacaaaaaacaaaatctcaagAAAGGAGACATAGAAGTTAG